TTTCAAGGTCCTTGCTGCTGCTTCTGTTCCTGAAGCTAAGAGTGATGAACCTATCAAACCAGCTGGTTTAATTCAAACCCTTCAGCTTGGAGCCATGTTCGGAACTTGGTACCTCTTGAACATTTACTTCAACATCTACAACAAACAGGTTCATTCTTAATTTTCTCACTCAAAAAAGATTTTGCcttttagttagttattgcCAATGTATGATACTAGTGAAATTGTGTAGAAGTGGTAGTAGTAGTGAAAGTGAATGGgacatttttatgttaaattttgaatctttaaAGTCAAACATAGACTGTTTCATGAAAAGAATTCTGGGGTTTAGgggtttttttgtttattatgtttttatttcttattttttaattcttttttttttggtgttctGTTCTCAATTACAATACACTGGTTGATTATTAGGTTCTAAAAGTCTATCCATTTCCAGCAACAGTTACAGCATTTCAATTTGGCTTTGCTTCATTGATGATTAACTTAATCTGGAGTCTTAATCTTCATCCCAGACCAAACATAACTCGTTCACAGgtaattttggatcaaactagATTATTGGCTCATAGAGAAATACATGCATGTTCTTGGAGCAAGTCTGGTTCGTGTTCGAGAAACATTTACAATCACTCATTTTTCATTTATAATAGTTAGAAGTTacataaaaagtaaattagaaaaTGAGTGGATATGAATGCTCTTGAAACACACATTAAATGTGTTCCAGAAATTCCGAAACATGCAAGTATTTCTCTTAATCCATATAGTGTGGTACcactttgatttcaaaattgcTTATTGGTTGGTTTTGTTTGTATTCAATCTTAGCTTGTAGCAATTCTTCCACTGGTTGTGGCTCACACCATGGGGAATCTTCTAACCAACATTAGTCTTGGAAAGGTTGCTGTATCTTTCACACACACAATTAAAGCTATGGAGCCATTTTTCACTGTTGTTCTTTCCTCCCTCTTCCTTGGTGAGGTAATGTTCAAGCACTTTCAATTTTTCATGCACTTTCTTACTTGATCATGTAAGACTCAATTGGTTATATTTTTGGCCTGAGATTAGGCGATATTACACATTACCCTCATTTCCTTGTAAAAAGCAGACATTAACATCTCTTGAAATTTAAGGTATATGTCACTCGGTACGATTTTGTAGTAAATGTGACACCAATCATGTTTTACGGCTTGACAAATAAAGGGGTGCTGTGTGTAATATCACAAACCGAATTTTGTCATGAAGAGTTTTTTAAAAGACTATCAAGATAGGAGAGAGCTTGAAATCTACTTGGATAGCATGAGAATGAAATTTGAGTAGTTATATTAGTATACAAATTCATGTCTTTCTGACGAAACACTCCTTTCTAATGGACATACTTAATTTCAATTGCTTAGTTTGATATTTGTCATCCACATAGGATTTGGTTTTTCATGGATGTAAAGTATTATATTTGATCTGCCGCAATACAATGTAATAGTTGCATTTAGCTGATCTCCAGTTTTATCCTTAAATGAACAGACGCCGACTTTTGCGGTAGTTTCTTCTCTTGTACCGATAGTAGGAGGAGTAGCACTGGCATCAATGACTGAAGTCTCCTTCAATTGGTAATTGAACAAACTAGTGCTATTGAATGCAGAGTTTCTTCGCAGACAATACCGAATAACTAATTCTGCTACCTTACCAAACAGGATTGGCTTTGCTACTGCTATGGCATCTAACCTTACTAACCAGTCGCGGAACGTTTTGAGCAAAAAACTCATGGTCAATGAAGAGGTAATTGAAGTATTTTTCGAAGAAATGGCAAATGTGTCACTTTTAAATCTTTAGTACTACTGCTAATAAATTGATGATTGTTGTTAACAGGAAACTTTGGACAATATCAACCTCTACTCTTTGATAACCATCATTTCCTTTATCCTTTTGGTTCCATTTACTATATTCTTGGAGGGTGTCAAGTTTACTCCGTCGTACCTGCAATCTGCTGTATGTAGATGAGCTTCTTTAAACATGCATGcttcttccacttttgtatCACTATTTTTCCTTGTTTAAAGAGAGCATTTTCCTTTGAATagtatgcttttcttttgaatGTA
The Arachis duranensis cultivar V14167 chromosome 5, aradu.V14167.gnm2.J7QH, whole genome shotgun sequence genome window above contains:
- the LOC107490064 gene encoding phosphoenolpyruvate/phosphate translocator 2, chloroplastic — its product is MHTIPMISHSIVISKFSHPFSSSSSLPLSLRFTINGGGGGGPFLSYPSQKLPPFPISAPKIQSFKVLAAASVPEAKSDEPIKPAGLIQTLQLGAMFGTWYLLNIYFNIYNKQVLKVYPFPATVTAFQFGFASLMINLIWSLNLHPRPNITRSQLVAILPLVVAHTMGNLLTNISLGKVAVSFTHTIKAMEPFFTVVLSSLFLGETPTFAVVSSLVPIVGGVALASMTEVSFNWIGFATAMASNLTNQSRNVLSKKLMVNEEETLDNINLYSLITIISFILLVPFTIFLEGVKFTPSYLQSAACQGLNVRELCVRSVLAAFCFHAYQQVSYGILQMVSPVSHSVGNCVKRVVVIASSVIFFQIPLSPLNTLGTGVALVGVFLYSRVKQIKPKPQTKAA